In the genome of Salmo trutta chromosome 18, fSalTru1.1, whole genome shotgun sequence, one region contains:
- the LOC115153483 gene encoding leucine-rich repeat-containing protein 59 translates to MSKNKVLNLKDKIDGNEMDLSLCNLTEVPVKELAAFPKITVLDLSCNNITSLPLEFCSLSHLVKVDLSKNLMTVLPDDLGRLGNLQHLDLYNNKLTILPVSFSQLKNLKWLDLKDNPLEINLAKAAGDCLDEKQCKQCAARVLQHMRILQDEVDKERERRFLKDKELEKKKETKQREREAKEKEARKRDKAEEKERKRKEYNAHMAALAIQEQKNKRKEKKKRNGQIAADKKAAAESAPKARRRSLIGLLFKLLLLGLAGFVGVCQLTGLKEEAVCVPINVAVDDGLSWVREQKVDVRVRELVEEVDIRARELLQKLSSLVPQLLEPLGVVPTATEPVETVEK, encoded by the exons ATGAGTAAAAACAAGGTGTTGAATCTGAAGGACAAAATCGATGGAAACGAGATGGATCTAAGTCTCTGTAACCTCACTGAAGTTCCTGTTAAAGAACTA gctGCCTTCCCTAAAATCACAGTCCTGGACCTGTCCTGCAACAATATCACCTCCCTGCCT ctggAGTTCTGCAGCCTGAGTCACTTGGTCAAGGTGGACCTTAGTAAGAACCTCATGACCGTTCTACCTGATGATCTGGGTCGCCTTGGCAACCTGCAACACCTGGACCTGTACAACAACAagctgaccattctgcctgtcaGCTTCTCCCAGCTCAAG aaccTGAAGTGGCTGGATCTAAAGGACAACCCTCTGGaaatcaacctggccaaggctgcAGGAGACTGTCTGGATGAGAAACAGTGTAAACAATGTGCTGCCAGG GTTCTCCAGCACATGAGGATCCTTCAGGACGAGGTGGACAAAGAGAGGGAGCGGCGCTTCCTAAAGGACAAAG AAttggagaagaagaaggagacgaagcagagagagagggaggcgaaAGAGAAGGAGGCGCGTAAACGAGACAaggcagaggagaaggagaggaagaggaaggagtaCAACGCTCACATGGCTGCCTTGGCCATCCAGGAACAGAAGAATaagagaaaagagaagaaaaagagGAATGGACAGATAGCAGCAG ataaGAAAGCAGCAGCTGAATCCGCCCCCAAAGCCCGAAGACGCTCGCTTATTGGCCTGCTGTTCAAGCTCCTCCTGCTGGGATTGGCTGGCTTCGTGGGGGTGTGTCAACTAACGGGGCTAAAGGAGGAGGCAGTCTGTGTGCCAATCAACGTTGCTGTGGATGACGGCCTCTCCTGGGTCCGGGAACAGAAAGTAGATGTGAGAGTCAGAGAGCTGGTGGAGGAAGTGGATATCAGAGCCAGAGAGTTGCTGCAGAAAC